The Sandaracinobacteroides saxicola nucleotide sequence TTTCGATAATTGTGTCCGTGTTTTTGAGCGTATTTTCGATTGCCGAAAAATGACCCACTTCCCGCCAGTGCTTCGATTGGTAGAATTGAGATCGAAGCTCGCGAATCATTGCGGCAAATGCATCTTTAAGCTCGGCCGGCTCCGTTTGAAAAATCTGCTTAAGCGTGTCGTCAGCACTGTCTCCACCGGCAAAGCGCTCAACGAACATTGCAACAAATTCGCTTGCCAATCCATCTGGGTCAGGTAGCTTTGATGGATCAATAATCATGGTTTGCAGAATTGGAACAAATACACCGTTTACAAAACTCACTGACCGCAAATCAGCAGCTAATGCCGGTGCCCTTAAAACACCTGCTTCAATTGATCTTGATCCAATTTCCGCAATTTCTTTTTTGGCACTACCCGATTTGAAAAGATCGACACTCTTTTGGCCGGCGTAGCCCAGCGCAGACTCGCCAATCGCCCCAATAATGATTTCAACCAGCATGGCGCCTTGTATCTCAAAATTTCGTCTTTGGGCAAGGTAATCGCGCCTAGCATCCCGCCCCCTTGACATGCCACCTCACCCACTTCGTGCCACCCACCCCACTTGCCCCCACCCCCCAAATCTGCCTTCTACCCCCGCAATGCCCACCCCCCACAACCTCTTCACCACCGCCCTCCACGCCGTCACCACCGCCGGCGACCTCGCCCTCCGCATGGCAAGCGACGGCTTCGACTCCTGGGACAAATCGCCCGGCAACCCTTGCACCAGCGCCGACCTCGCCGTCGATCACCTTCTCCGCGCCCGCCTCCCCCAACAGGACATCGGCTGGCTCTCCGAGGAATCCGCCGCCTCCCCGAACCGCCTCGCCGCCACCCGCCTCTGGGTCGTCGATCCCATCGACGGCACCCGCGATTACGCCCGCCGCCGCCCCGGATGGGCCATCAGCCTCGCCCTCGTGGAACACGGCGCCCCCACCATGGCCTTCCTCTACGCCCCCGCCCAGCAACGCCTCTACACCGCCCGGGCCGGCCACGGCGCCACGCTGAACGACCAGCCCATCACCGTCTCCGGCCGCAGGAACCCCGCCGCCATGCGCCTCCCCGTCGATCCGCAGCTCATCACCAGCCGCCTCTGGCCCGAACCCTGGGATGCCGTCGCCGTCGCCAAACCCAACAGCATCGCGCTGCGCATCGCCCTCGTCGCCGGCG carries:
- a CDS encoding 3'(2'),5'-bisphosphate nucleotidase CysQ gives rise to the protein MPTPHNLFTTALHAVTTAGDLALRMASDGFDSWDKSPGNPCTSADLAVDHLLRARLPQQDIGWLSEESAASPNRLAATRLWVVDPIDGTRDYARRRPGWAISLALVEHGAPTMAFLYAPAQQRLYTARAGHGATLNDQPITVSGRRNPAAMRLPVDPQLITSRLWPEPWDAVAVAKPNSIALRIALVAGGDADALFDGRTTNEWDVAAASLILQEAGGTITDRTGAPFAFNQATPTLPGLVAATPALHAEALDRLAFARAALDRAGIRTDR